One window from the genome of Clupea harengus chromosome 19, Ch_v2.0.2, whole genome shotgun sequence encodes:
- the fabp4a gene encoding fatty acid binding protein 4a has translation MVEKFVGTWKMVTSDNFDEYMKALGVGFATRQVGNRTKPNLVVSVDGQGMICLKSQSTFKTTEIKFKLNEEFDETTADDRKTKTVVTLENGKLVQKQMWDGKETTLEREVTDGKLIAKCTMGGVVAVRTYVKEA, from the exons ATGGTTGAGAAATTTGTCGGAACATGGAAAATGGTTACTAGTGACAACTTTGATGAGTACATGAAGGCACTGG GTGTTGGCTTTGCCACCCGTCAGGTCGGAAACAGGACCAAGCCAAACCTGGTTGTCAGTGTGGATGGCCAAGGGATGATATGCCTGAAGTCACAAAGCACTTTCAAAACCACGGAAATCAAGTTTAAATTGAACGAAGAGTTCGACGAGACCACCGCGGACGACAGAAAGACCAAG ACGGTAGTAACCCTAGAAAACGGGAAACTCGTGCAGAAACAGATGTGGGACGGCAAAGAGACGacactagagagagaggtgacggACGGAAAGTTGATAGCG AAGTGTACGATGGGAGGCGTGGTGGCGGTGAGGACATACGTGAAGGAGGCATGA